The Desulfonatronum sp. SC1 genome window below encodes:
- a CDS encoding YafY family protein: MRGKILLNLLNAIELLSRPQGATIQEIGESLGLQRRSVYRLLAAIQDLGFPVYDAKGEAGATKQWKMLDDYVVRLPNITLPKVELTPSEAMAIQFMAADNRLPRAPVLRRNLDQALAKLSLLLPRNVSDSLRRFSETSFVVSKLTKDYSQKEVILDDLTEAMLTSRMCEVDYHAYSTDQTKTYAMEPLSICEHDGGLYLFVRISRYEEIRLLAVERIRGLRILESSFDYPDDFDPQERLKTAFGVYFDDPVEITIRFSPEVAKYVVDRKWSGEQRVTMLNNGGVELWMRTSGKTEVLRWVLGFGPNAEVLAPAELRNEVKVLLKKALQHY; the protein is encoded by the coding sequence AAGATTTTGCTGAACCTACTCAACGCCATTGAGCTTCTGAGCAGGCCGCAAGGGGCGACCATCCAAGAAATTGGGGAAAGCCTCGGCCTGCAACGGCGCAGCGTCTACAGGCTGCTGGCCGCGATCCAGGATCTCGGTTTTCCCGTTTACGACGCCAAGGGCGAGGCTGGTGCGACAAAGCAATGGAAAATGTTGGATGATTACGTTGTCCGCCTGCCGAACATAACCTTGCCCAAGGTGGAGCTGACGCCCTCCGAGGCGATGGCCATTCAGTTCATGGCCGCAGACAACCGGCTGCCCAGAGCGCCCGTATTACGCCGGAATCTGGATCAAGCCTTGGCCAAGCTCTCGTTACTTCTGCCCCGAAACGTTTCGGATTCATTACGCAGGTTCTCGGAAACAAGTTTCGTCGTCTCGAAATTGACAAAGGACTACAGCCAGAAAGAAGTGATCCTTGATGACCTGACGGAAGCCATGTTGACTTCAAGGATGTGCGAGGTGGACTACCACGCCTACAGCACCGACCAGACAAAAACCTATGCCATGGAACCGCTCAGCATATGTGAACATGACGGAGGGCTATATCTGTTTGTGCGTATATCGCGGTACGAGGAAATCCGATTGCTGGCCGTGGAAAGGATTCGTGGCCTGCGTATTCTTGAATCATCGTTTGACTATCCTGACGACTTTGATCCTCAAGAGCGCCTGAAGACCGCTTTTGGCGTTTATTTTGACGACCCGGTTGAGATCACGATTCGATTCAGTCCAGAAGTCGCCAAATATGTTGTGGATCGCAAATGGTCGGGAGAGCAGCGTGTGACAATGCTTAATAACGGAGGCGTGGAGTTGTGGATGCGTACCTCGGGAAAGACGGAGGTTCTGCGGTGGGTATTGGGCTTCGGCCCGAACGCCGAGGTGCTTGCACCAGCGGAACTTCGAAATGAGGTCAAGGTGCTGCTCAAGAAAGCCTTGCAACATTACTGA